A stretch of DNA from Rathayibacter sp. VKM Ac-2762:
CGCCGTCGCTCATCAGGGTCGTCTGCGCGAGGTCGTCGACCCCGGACTCGCGGAGCTGGTTGACCGCCGTGCGGATCTGCTGGAGCGAGATCCCGGTGTCGAGCAGGCGCTTGACCAGCTTCAGCACGAGGATGTCGCGGAAGCCGTAGAGGCGCTGCGTGCCGGAGCCGGACGCGCCGCGCACTGTGGGCTCGACGAGCTCGGTCCGCGCCCAGTAGTCGAGCTGACGGTAGGTGATCCCCGCGGCGCGCGCCGCGACGGCCCCGCGGTAGCCCGCGTCGGCGTCGAGCTCGGGCAGTCCGTCGGTGAACAGGACGAGGTCGCGCTGGCCGCTGACGTCGCGGCTGACTTCTCTCATCCCTGTGCCTCTCGGATCCGAACGCCGGATCCTCCGAACGCGCTCCCTACCGTACCGACCGGCGCAGGCCGAGTAAACGACATCGGCCTCGGCGCCGCGGCGTGTCGCACGGGCCGCCCGTCGGCCGGCGGCGGGGCCCTCACGAGCGGGCGATCCGCGAGAGGGCGCTGCGCACCATCGCACCGCGGATCGTGCCCAGCTGGGTCGCGAGCCCCACCGCGTTCTCGGCAGCACCGGCGGAGCCGGACGCCTCTCCGCGGCGGGCGCTGGAGGCGACGACGCTCTCGATGAGCGACATCTCGCGCTCGACGGCGACGCGGAGCGGTCGGAGGTGACGGGGCTCGATACCCGATCGGCCGAGGTCGACGAGCGCCTTGAGCGTCGTCACGGCCTCGTCCCCGAACACGTCGCCGCCCCGCACGAGCCCGGCGGCGATGGCCTCCTGGACGAGAGCGGGCGTGGCACCGGACTCGGCCGCGAGGCCCTCGCGGGTCAACCGCGTGGCGGGGCCGAGGAGCGAGGCGCTCGGACCCCCGACACCGGCCGGCAGGGCGGGCTCGCGTCCGGCGTCGATGTCGTCGAGGTATCCGCGGATGACCTTGAGGGGGAGGTAGTGGTCGCGCTGCAGAGCGAGGATCATCCGGAGCCGCTCGACGTCGGAGCCCGAGAACTTGCGGTAGCCGGAGTCGGTGCGGGCCGGCGAGACGAGCCCCTGCTCCTCGAGGAAGCGCAGCTTGGACGGGGTGACGTCCGGGAACTCACTGGTCAGCCTGGCCAGCACCTGCCCGATGCTCAGCAGAGCGGCGGAGCCGGTGGGGAGGGCGCGCGCGGAGGAGCGGCCCACGGCTCACGCGTCCGGAGCGGCGACGAGGTCGGCGCGGGACGCGT
This window harbors:
- a CDS encoding MerR family transcriptional regulator, whose amino-acid sequence is MREVSRDVSGQRDLVLFTDGLPELDADAGYRGAVAARAAGITYRQLDYWARTELVEPTVRGASGSGTQRLYGFRDILVLKLVKRLLDTGISLQQIRTAVNQLRESGVDDLAQTTLMSDGASVYLCTSNDEVIDLLSRGQGVFGIAVGKVLREVESSLVELDHQSVDPGDELAQRRASRRVG
- a CDS encoding MerR family transcriptional regulator; the encoded protein is MGRSSARALPTGSAALLSIGQVLARLTSEFPDVTPSKLRFLEEQGLVSPARTDSGYRKFSGSDVERLRMILALQRDHYLPLKVIRGYLDDIDAGREPALPAGVGGPSASLLGPATRLTREGLAAESGATPALVQEAIAAGLVRGGDVFGDEAVTTLKALVDLGRSGIEPRHLRPLRVAVEREMSLIESVVASSARRGEASGSAGAAENAVGLATQLGTIRGAMVRSALSRIARS